From Leopardus geoffroyi isolate Oge1 chromosome B4, O.geoffroyi_Oge1_pat1.0, whole genome shotgun sequence, a single genomic window includes:
- the KRT1 gene encoding keratin, type II cytoskeletal 1, which produces MSRQFSSRSGFRSGGGFSSGSAGVVSFRRRMTSSSVRHGGGGGGRFSGGRCGGGGGGAGGGGFGSRSLVNLGGSKSISISVAGGGRGGFGGGGFGGGFGSGGGFGGGGFGGSGFGGGGFGGGGFGGGGFGGGGFGGGGFGGGGFGGGSFGPVCPPGGIQEVTINQSLLQPLNVEIDPEIQKVKSREREQIKTLNNQFASFIDKVRFLEQQNQVLQTKWELLQQVDTSTRTHSLEPFFESYISSLRTRVDQLKNDQSRMDSELKNMQDLVEDYRNKYEDEINKRTNAENEFVTIKKDVDAAYMAKVDLQAKVDNLQQETDFYRALYEAELAQMQTHISETNVILSMDNNRNLDLDSIISEVKAQYEEIAQKSKAEAEALYQTKYEELQITAGKHGDSLKSTKMEISELNRMVQRLRSEIDSVKKQISALQQSISDAEQRGENALKDAQNKLAELEDALQQAKEDMARLLRDYQELLNVKLALDMEIATYRTLLEGEESRMSGECSPNVSVSVNTSHTTISGGGGRGGGGFGSGGGGGGGYGSGGGYGSGGGSYGSGGGGYSSGGGGGFGSGSSSGGHRGGSGGGGRGSGGSSGGSFSSSGGRGSSSGGTKTSGGSSGVKFVSSSYSRVIR; this is translated from the exons ATGAGTCGACAGTTTAGCTCTAGGTCTGGGTTCCGGAGTGGAGGGGGCTTCAGCTCTGGCTCTGCCGGAGTGGTCAGCTTCCGGCGCAGGATGACTAGCAGCTCCGTCCGccatggtgggggaggaggcgggagaTTTTCAGGGGGAAGATgtggcggtggcggtgggggTGCTGGTGGCGGTGGTTTTGGAAGTCGAAGCCTTGTTAACCTTGGTGGCAGTAAAAGCATCTCCATAAGCGTGGCCGGAGGAGGACGTGGTGGTTTTGGTGGTGGCGGCTTTGGGGGTGGTTTTGGCAGTGGAGGTGGTTTCGGTGGAGGTGGTTTCGGTGGCAGTGGTTTCGGTGGCGGTGGTTTCGGTGGCGGTGGTTTCGGTGGAGGTGGTTTCGGTGGAGGTGGTTTTGGTGGCGGTGGTTTTGGTGGAGGTGGTTTTGGTGGAGGGAGTTTTGGGCCTGTCTGCCCCCCCGGTGGCATCCAGGAAGTCACCATCAACCAGAGTCTTCTGCAGCCCCTCAATGTGGAGATTGACCCTGAGATTCAAAAAGTAAAGTCTCGAGAAAGGGAGCAAATCAAGACACTCAACAACCAATTTGCCTCCTTCATTGACAAG GTGAGGTTCCTGGAGCAACAGAACCAGGTGCTGCAAACAAAGTGGGAGCTGCTGCAGCAGGTCGATACCTCCACGCGGACCCACAGCTTAGAGCCCTTCTTTGAGTCCTACATCAGCAGTCTTAGAACTAGAGTGGACCAGCTGAAGAATGACCAGTCTCGGATGGATTCAGAATTGAAGAATATGCAAGACCTGGTGGAAGACTACCGAAACAA GTATGAGGATGAGATCAACAAGCGGACaaatgcagaaaatgaatttGTGACCATTAAGAAG GATGTAGATGCTGCTTATATGGCCAAGGTGGATCTTCAGGCCAAAGTTGACAACTTGCAGCAGGAGACTGATTTCTACAGAGCACTCTATGAAGCA GAGTTGGCCCAGATGCAGACTCATATCAGCGAAACCAATGTCATCCTGTCCATGGACAACAACAGGAACCTGGACCTGGACAGCATCATCTCTGAGGTCAAGGCTCAGTATGAGGAGATTGCCCAGAAGAGCAAGGCCGAGGCCGAGGCGCTCTACCAGACCAAG TATGAAGAGCTCCAGATCACTGCTGGCAAACATGGGGACAGCCTGAAAAGTACAAAGATGGAGATTTCTGAACTGAATCGGATGGTCCAGAGACTGCGATCTGAGATCGATAGTGTCAAGAAGCAG ATCTCTGCGCTGCAGCAATCCATCAGCGATGCCGAGCAGCGTGGTGAGAACGCCCTCAAAGATGCCCAGAACAAGCTGGCCGAGCTGGAGGATGCCCTGCAACAGGCCAAGGAGGACATGGCCCGGCTGCTGCGTGACTACCAGGAGCTGCTGAATGTCAAGCTGGCCCTGGATATGGAGATCGCCACCTACAGAACCCttctggaaggagaggaaagcag GATGTCTGGAGAGTGTTCCCCGAATGTGAGCGTGT CGGTGAACACCAGCCACACCACCATCAGTGGAGGTGGTGGCCGAGGAGGCGGGGGTTTCGGCtccggcggcggcggaggcggcggctaTGGCTCTGGAGGCGGCTATGGCTCCGGAGGTGGCAGTTACGGCTCTGGAGGTGGCGGCTACAGCTCTGGAGGCGGCGGCGGCTTCGGTTCCGGTAGCAGCAGTGGGGGCCACCGAGGCGGCTCTGGAGGGGGCGGCCGGGGTTCCGGCGGGAGCTCTGGAGGCAGTTTCAGTTCGTCTGGAGGCCGGGGATCCAGCTCTGGGGGTACTAAGACCTCTGGTGGCAGTTCCGGCGTGAAGTTTGTTTCCTCCAGCTATTCCAGAGTGATCAGATAA